TGTGAACATTGACTCCATGAACAACCCCAAGGACCCCTTTGTCAGAGAGATGAAGAAACTGGTCAAGTTTGACTTTTTTAACCCAGTCTTCATCTTGTCATGTAAGTGACTCCAGGTTTTGCTTGGATAACTTCCCTTGCTAGGAATGAATTGCTGTCCCTTGTCTCACCAGTTCCTCATTGTGAGCTTCATGCTGAAATCCTGGGGATGAGATGGGTAAAAGCTTCCTCCACCTTTGGCATCCCCAGTGCAAGAAACTTATGAACCACCCAGAAATATCCAGTAAAGTGCTGGGAAATTATTTAAAGGTTGAAAAGCAAGTGAGGCTTGAGGAGAGCACTGCtatctgaaatgcattttctggaAGTGAGTGCTTAGTGGGGACTGTAATTAGATGCAATTTCCTCCAGTGCAATAGCTTAGCAGCAATGGACCTTAAATTAATGTCAGATACCTTGCTGAAACCCAGGGAAAGTTTGGATCTGTCCACAGAGGAGGTTCTGGTGCTGTAGATTTCATGAAACTATAGAGAATATGAAGATCCAGTTTCATGAGGAAGGAAAAGCCTTGAAAGGGACTTGAAAATGTTTGCATGAGCACAGCAAGGCAGTGAACAGCTCAGCCTGAACAAAAAACTCagaattttcagtatttctcttGTGAGCCACATGCCTGTTGTATCCAGAGGTAACCAGACCTCAGAAATCAGAGCCTTAGAAATAGGAGGTGGAATATGCCTTGGTCTTCTCTTAAATGAATGATTATACCCAGCTTGGTTTTGCCCATGTGATGCAAAAACTATTCCAAGGGAAtgaaacagggggaaaaaaggcaaagtgtATGCTTTTCTCAtctaaagaaatttaaaaaggaaataaattcccAGTAGCATCCACAGCTATCAGGAGGGTTCTTTTTTAAAGAGtgcaatttaattttatatttatttttcagttgccTTCCCATTCCTTATTCCTGTCATGGCCAAGATGAATGTAAATATCTTCCCCAATGATGCTGTAGATTTTTTCATGAGATCCCTTGCCAAAATTAAGCAGGATCGTGAAAAGGAGGCTCACAAGGTGAGTAGGAATTTGAGAGCAATTGTGGCAGAAAGAACACTGAAGTGAGATAAAATTAGGGTGATGATATCAAAGGTGAAGCCAAAGTACAATGACTCAACAAAACCCTGAGCCTACTCAAGTGTAAACACTTCATTTTAATACTGTCAGAAAAGCCCCACCTGACCCTGTCCTGGCAGAGAATCAGGAGGACTTTGTACATCCGTGATCTGAAGCTAAATCCAGATAAAGGCTCAGCAGAAGTGGACTAACCTCAGTCTGCAGCACTTGTAATGAGAGAGGGAGAGACTCCCTGAAGAAGATTAGGCAGAGGATGAGCAAGTGCAGAGTAAGCAGCACATGAGTAGCAAAATCACCTTTAGGGTTGTGCCTTCCCCTCTTGCTTTTCAAAAACTGCAGCTTGCTTCCTGACAAAATTCTGCCTTTTAGAGTTTGGATCCCTTTACCCAAATTCATTCAAGACACTGCTCTCCCACCCAGTGGCTTAATGGACAGTACAGACAGgtttccaaaataaaaagcaaatgttaCATTTCTCAATAAGGAAGTTGTGTGCATTTTGGGGATGCTCTCAGTCTAAAACTTGTGCTTAGGCTGTGAAATCTGCTTATCTAAGCCCTCCAATGAAGCTGTCACCAAAGAGActctcctgctttccctcccagggcagggtaGATTTCCTGCAGCTGATGATCGAATCCCAGCGCTCAGCCAGCCAGGACAAGAACGAAGCAAATCACTCACATAAAGGTAACAACAGCCAAATCCCCATcatgggcacagggctgtgggagtGAGGAGAATAGAGGGAGGTGTTTGTGTCACCATCATCTTCACCACCCAGCTCCAGATGGAGCTCTGTCTCCTGGTGCCAGCACTAGGTACTAACATCCCGGGAGCAGGACTGCCATGTCAGTTATTTATGCCCAGGAAATCACCTGCCTCCTCTATCAAATGGATTTTTCCAGGCAGGTAGAGCAGTTATGAAAGCGTTATCAGCAAACAACTGCAACAAACCTGCCTCAACAccacctgctgcctgctccttgcTGAGACCATCAGCCAacactgcttttctcctctccccacagccctgaccGACATAGAGGTCCTGGCCCAGGCATTCATCTTCATCTTTGCTGGGTATGAACCCACCAGCAACACCTTAGGTTTCCTGGCCTATGAGCTGGCCATGCACCCTGATGTGCAGGAAAAGGTGCTGCAGGAGATTGACACAGTCCTGCCCAACAAGGTAAGGAGGACCCTGAGCGATGGGGAGGACTCTGACCCTGCAGGCCTCCTGGTTCAGTCAGGGCAATGAGACATCTCTTGGAAAATCCATGGTGTTTAGGAGCTAGAGATCTGGCAGACAGACACCCAGACAACTCAGCCCTGCAGTGGTTTTCTTTTGGCAGCTGGAACCTTCCAGCCACCCCAACTGCCATTTGCCACACTCTGCAGAAGAGCACGTGGATTTCCAAGCAATTCCATGACTCATAGGTGGAAAAATGAAACCAATTGCTCAATTTCTACCTTACCTTTTGTTCTTCAGCGAGTCTGAGTCAAATTTGGGGCAGTGGGGGTTGAGGATACTATTGTTCCTACAGTCATTTTAGGACAATCCAGTTCTGATGCCAACATGCCTGGTCACCTTCCTTGTGTTGTCCTGCAGGCTCCTCTCACGTACGAAGCAATTATGAAATTGGAATATCTTGACATGACAGTGAATGAAACCCTCAGGGTCTATCCCCTCGGGGGGCGGATTGAGAGAACCTGCAAGAAAGACGTGGAGATAAATGGAGTGACCATTCCCAAAGGAGTCGTGGTCACAATCCCACCCTACGTCCTGCACCGCGACCCCGAGTACTGGCCCAACCCAGATGAGTTCAGGCCAGAAAGGTACAAAAAGCTTaatgaaagggaagaaatatcACTCTGCTTTTTCCTCAGTAATTAAGCATTAATCTCTGATTAGCTTCCTAATGGTGTTCTTCCTATCTTTTTGCAAACAATACAGATGAGAAATTGCAGGCTCGTGGGAAtgtcattttaaaaggaaatcaAGCTTTGTGCTTAAAGCAGGGTTTCAAACAACATAATCTTCTTGGGAGAATAGCACTGATACTCGCAGGATCTTGTACCCAGCTTTTAAGCTTCCTGAGAGTGGGTAAATTTGGAGGTTTTGTAACTGCTGGCCATCCTCTGTATAATCCTTCATGTTGAACCTGTTCCTTACAAACAAGCTTCTACTAAATATGCCAGATTTGATCCTTCCAGAATTGCTTTCCCTCCTTGTTTTCAAGGATAACCTTCCCTAGCTGGTTATTTTTGTAATTGATATCTACTTATTCCCAGAGAAACTGAAGCCATAGGCTGCTCCAAACCAAGACAACTTCTGGTTCTTCTCTCTCTAAATACCACAGACAGGAAATATCTGTCTCTGTGGGAGAGGATGTTGCCTGGATTTTCCCTTTACTTCCCACTTCCACTAATCTGGATGgagagaattaaaattaaacccTCAAGTGGGACCCCATCCTGTCTCTGACAAGGGCTTGGTCACAGCACTCAATTTCAGGGGTAGCCTGAGACACTttaggaaaaacccaaaccagggcagggcagcagtcAGAGATCCCAGGATAAATAAGATGTGtaggttttgtggttttgctgccttcatttcttttccccaaCCATCCTCCAGGTTCAATAAGGAGAACAAGGAGTCCATAGACCCATACACATACCTGCCCTTTGGGGCTGGGCCCAGAAACTGCATTGGGATGAGGTTTGCTCTCCTGATTCTGAAAGTCGCCATCgtctccctgctgcagcatttcacCTTCCAGACCTGCAAAGAGACTCAGGTGAGAGGCACATGGAGGGAGCCGGGTGCCAAGGCCAGACATTTCACACTTCCAGGCActgcagatccagctgtgcctgaaCCTCTCATCCCTGCATGTTTAACTTATCCATCTCATTGTTGCAGATCCCAATCAAGCTGAGTTCAGTGGGGCTCCTAACACCAGAGAAGCCGATTATTCTGAAATTGGTGCCCCGGACCGAGCCTGCCAAGAACTGAAACCCAGCCACAGCCCTCAACACACAGGGACTGCCATGCTAACAAAGGGATCACACATCACAGGAAATCTCTCctacacagacagacacagaagAGCGGCTCCAGTTAATTCTGGAAGCAATTACTACATATTTACTAATAAACATAACTGTCAGAAAGGTGACATGGACCACTGGGCAGTGACAATACACAGTCCCCTTAATTTTGAttgcaaaacaagaaataaatccaaatgTGAATCTGATCATCGACTTCTAAAGGGACTTCTCCATCTGGAGGGAAGGAATTACTGCCACATCCAAAAAGCACAAGGTGTGATGGAAATTCAAATTGCCAGACCTCACCGGGCAGGGACGGGTACTGTTCTTCTGGTTGTATTGATGCTTGAAATTTCATGTATTCTGATTGAGATGACTGGTGTGGACTACATATCCTAGTTACCAACCCTCTCCGGTGCCATGTGTTAATTAAACTAAAGTGTGTACAAATACTGTCATTAAAAATGTttgagagctgctctgtgttgtGTATAGTGGCTGATCACTTCCTATATAAAACCCGTATTCAGCCTCAACCCTTGAAATCATCCATGTACATTGCTTTCCACTTAATTTAATGAATCTGATCCTTCATTTAACACCATCAAACCCTCCCATTTGTACAGTATTTTGCAAACACTCCAGCTCCCACCTCTTACTTTGATTAAGAGGGTGCCTTCAGTTCAGCCCTGGCCAACCCTCTCCCATGCTGGATTGACAGAGGATGGTTtagagagagcagcagctcccaggaggagaGAACAGCCCTTCAGGAGGGCCAGTGCTCCTGGAGGAATGGTCTGcacacagcctggagctgagccTTTCCTCCCAGAGCCATGGATGGGGTTTAGTCATTGCTTGTGGTGGGGTTTTAGGTGCTTTGAGCTGCTCCTGTCATCAACAGGATGCTCTGACCCAATGGCTCATGCCATCCCTGGCCATTTAAACAGGGAATATCCAAAAGCAGGTGGGAGGTTCTCCCAGATCTGGGTTTCCCACCCCAGTTCACCCCAGTAAATTGTGCTAGTCTTGACACCTACCAACCAAAACAGACAGTAGTGAAGTGGGAAAGGTTTCTACAGGAGCTGTGGGATTCACATCCTCTGAACCcgagagaagcagagaaagaacGATGAAAACAATTCCAatctcatttgctgctgttgtgctgtGCCAAAGTAGAATACAATGTGGAGGTTGTGTACCCACAGTGATGTGTTCTGTTTCCTCGGCCTATCAGAGCCAAGCACGTGTCCAGACTGTTGGTCAGGAGAAAGTCACGAGATTTTGCTCAGCTGAGTTCTTGTTCAGTTTCAGTTTTGATGTAGTATAATATAGTGCAATATAGTATggaataatatagtataataaagtaattaattggccttctgatatcatggagtcctcctcatcattcctaCCGCAAATAAGGTGAAATTTCACTGATAAAGAGCTGCAAATCAAATCAAGTCATCCTGTAACTTTCTCCTGGCCCCCTTCATTCCAAGGCATTATTTGCTGCTTCATGGTCTGTAATTTTCTCCTGTGGCAATGTGCTTTTCTCTTAGTCTAGCACAAAACTTGCACAAAACTGCAACATGACCCAAATGCTGCCATCCCACATAGCACAGATCTATTCAACAATTCAGGTCCATTTTTTACCAATTCAGCAGTTTGGGAGTGGACAGGCAACAGCACAGTGGattcctcatccctggaaatccccaaatCAAAGCTGTCCATTTTTCTGGAAGATACAGCGACATTCACCAGGCTCTAATTCAAGAGAAAGCAGCTTGTGCTGTCCCAAAAGGCAGATAAAACAATTATAGTGCTCCCTTCTGATTCATCATCTGTGATAGACTGTTTGGGTTGTGCTGTGTACACAGCAAGGCTCTGAGGAGTGCTGCCAATGAGGCCCTGCCTCAGTTTAATCTGTTCCCCATCTCTTACCAGGGGTTAGaaaccatccctggaagagctGGGCCCGTCTGGCTCTGATGGGCAGAGGGCAAAGCATGGacaaatcagtttaaaaaaggcatttttctgtagaaaatcCAGTGCCAGGCAAAACTAACTCAGgttaagagaaagaaaggggaaacTGTCATGAAAGCAGCACATCACTTACGtgccagagagctgctctgaagtgatgaaaaattgttttggcATCTGATGAGCAAACCCAGGTGCCTTTGCCAGAAGCACAAAGGGTTAATCCAGCCACACCCCAAGCCTGGCAGTTCCTTCCCTGCACGGGGCTCTCTGGGAATGAAGTCATTAAGTGCAACTGTACAGATCATTCTTccaaatgtgaaaaatgtgacTAATTTTCCGGCTTCAGCCAATTATGACCTGCCAGGACTATCATAACAGCCCATAAATAATCTGTAACAAAATCATGGTAATGAGTCTTCTAGAAGAAAATGAGATCCTCCGTGTCTTAACTCCATAAAAATACTCTGCTTTTAAGTGCTGCCTCCATCATTCCCAGCAATTCCCATTGCTTTGCTGGTCACCCCTCAGAAGTGACTTGGCCAGGAGTCTGCTGGTCCTGAGCATCCATCAGATTTCACTGGTTTGGCTGTTTCCACTTTAAATCAGGCATAGCACTGTTTAACTCACCCCTTGAACCATTTTTGCtgataaaacatttattttatctgGACTCCTTGCTGATTCATAAAATCAAAGAGTCTTCATGGTTGGGAAAggcctctaagatcatcaaatccagccATTAACTCACCACCATGCTCACCACTGAATCAtttaaaccatgtccccaggtgccacaaACACTTtctttgaacactttcagggatggagattccctcactgccctgggcagcctgttccagtgcttgagcACTGTTTCTACACACCCTTGGCAGGCCTGGGACATGGAATTGCCCCAAAATAGCTGGGTCTcatcagaggaaagaaaacagtgtaAGGTGGAAATTAATTGTGGGGacacttctgtttctcttccctACCTAAGTCCTCCCAAAGCCcaagtgagaaggaaaaaagaatgaaggAAATTGTTGTTTCCTCATCATTTTATACACATAGGATATTCTCAAAGGCTTCACAACCTTGTCTCAGAGAAGTTATTTTCACATCATTGCAGTGTAACAGACTCACACCCAGGGAAACACCAGCATCACTCAGGAACTCCTGTAAATATGCAGAAATATATTCCCCTTAACACAGGAAGGACCTTTTCACAGGAGGTTTGTATCCATGGGATGAGAACTGTTATTGCATCAG
Above is a window of Molothrus ater isolate BHLD 08-10-18 breed brown headed cowbird chromosome 16, BPBGC_Mater_1.1, whole genome shotgun sequence DNA encoding:
- the LOC118692543 gene encoding cytochrome P450 3A9-like; the encoded protein is MTLLPSFSTETWALVLLFMVVLLVYGIWPFGLFKKLGIPGPRPLPFFGTSLEYRKGFLEFDTECFKKYGKIWGIYDGRQPTLAVTDPQIIKSVLVKDCYTTFTNRRRADLAGVLTNAISLAEDDHWKRLRTVLSPTFTSGKLKEMFPIMKHYGEALVKNVQKQVKENSSISVKDIFGSYSMDVVTSTSFGVNIDSMNNPKDPFVREMKKLVKFDFFNPVFILSFAFPFLIPVMAKMNVNIFPNDAVDFFMRSLAKIKQDREKEAHKGRVDFLQLMIESQRSASQDKNEANHSHKALTDIEVLAQAFIFIFAGYEPTSNTLGFLAYELAMHPDVQEKVLQEIDTVLPNKAPLTYEAIMKLEYLDMTVNETLRVYPLGGRIERTCKKDVEINGVTIPKGVVVTIPPYVLHRDPEYWPNPDEFRPERFNKENKESIDPYTYLPFGAGPRNCIGMRFALLILKVAIVSLLQHFTFQTCKETQIPIKLSSVGLLTPEKPIILKLVPRTEPAKN